The following coding sequences lie in one Xyrauchen texanus isolate HMW12.3.18 chromosome 25, RBS_HiC_50CHRs, whole genome shotgun sequence genomic window:
- the sars1 gene encoding serine--tRNA ligase, cytoplasmic isoform X2: MVLDLDLFRTDKGGNPEIVRETQRKRFKDVSLVDKLVQVDTEWRKCRFTADNLNKAKNLCSKAIGEKMKKGPVGDDETLPDEAQNLEALNAETLSPLTVTQIKKVRLLVDEAVQKTDSDRLKLEAERFEYLREIGNLLHPSVPISNDEDADNKVERTWGDCSVQKKYSHVDLVVMVDGYEGEKGAIVAGSRGYFLKGPLVFLEQALINYALRILYSKNYNVLYTPFFMRKEVMQEVAQLSQFDDELYKVIGKGSEKSDDNTVDEKYLIATSEQPIAAFLRDEWLKPEDLPIRYAGFSTCFRQEVGSHGRDTRGIFRVHQFEKIEQFVYASPHDNKSWEMFDEMIGIAEGFYQSLGIPYRIVNIVSGALNHAASKKLDLEAWFPGSQAFRELVSCSNCTDYQARRLRIRYGQTKKMMDKADFVHMLNATMCATTRVICAILENFQTEEGITIPEPLRAFMPPGLTEMIKFVKPAPIDQEASKKQKKQQGGGKKKKQQGGDADLENKVENMSVNDS, translated from the exons ATGGTGCTCGATTTAGACCTGTTTCGCACCGACAAAGGCGGCAATCCTGAAATCGTGAGGGAGACCCAGAGGAAACGGTTTAAAGATGTGTCTCTGGTGGATAAACTTGTACAGGTGGACACAGAATGGAGGAAAT GTCGCTTTACTGCAGATAATCTAAACAAGGCCAAGAATCTGTGCAGCAAGGCCATAGGTGAAAAAATGAAG AAAGGGCCAGTTGGTGATGATGAGACTCTTCCAGATGAGGCACAGAACTTGGAAGCCCTCAATGCAGAAACATTATCA CCCCTCACGGTGACTCAGATCAAAAAGGTGCGGTTACTGGTGGATGAAGCAGTGCAGAAGACAGACAGTGATCGACTAAAGCTGGAGGCGGAACGCTTTGAGTACCTGAGAGAGATCGGAAACCTTTTACACCCCTCTGTGCCCATTAGCAATGATGAG GATGCAGATAATAAGGTGGAGCGCACCTGGGGTGACTGCTCGGTGCAGAAGAAGTACTCTCACGTGGACCTGGTCGTCATGGTGGATGGATACGAAGGAGAAAAAGGAGCAATTGTGGCTGGTAGCAGAGGATACTTCCTCAAG GGGCCTCTAGTTTTCCTGGAGCAGGCCTTAATAAACTATGCATTACGGATCCTGTACAGCAAGAACTACAATGTCCTCTACACACCCTTCTTCATGAGGAAAGAAGTTATGCAGGAGGTTGCTCAGCTGAGCCAGTTTGATGATGAACTCTACAAG GTGATTGGGAAAGGAAGCGAGAAGTCCGATGACAATACAGTGGACGAGAAGTATTTGATTGCCACATCAGAGCAGCCAATCGCTGCCTTCCTGAGAGATGAGTGGCTGAAGCCAGAGGACCTCCCCATCCGGTATGCCGGCTTCTCCACCTGCTTCAGACAGGAAGTGGGCTCTCACGGCAGAGACACGCGTGGGATCTTCAGGGTCCATCAGTTTGAGAAG ATTGAGCAGTTTGTGTACGCCTCTCCACATGACAACAAATCCTGGGAGATGTTTGATGAAATGATCGGAATTGCTGAAGGGTTTTATCAGTCATTAGGAATTCCCTACCGCATCGTCAACATTGTGTCAG GTGCATTGAACCATGCCGCCAGTAAAAAGCTGGATTTGGAGGCTTGGTTCCCAGGCTCCCAGGCCTTTAGAGAGCTTGTGTCCTGCTCAAACTGCACTGACTACCAGGCTCGCCGCCTGCGTATCCGCTACGGCCAGACCAAGAAGATGATGGACAAG GCTGACTTTGTGCACATGCTAAATGCCACCATGTGCGCGACCACTCGTGTTATCTGTGCGATCCTGGAAAACTTCCAGACAGAGGAAGGCATCACCATTCCAGAACCTCTCAGGGCATTCATGCCTCCAG GTTTAACAGAAATGATCAAGTTTGTGAAGCCTGCCCCTATTGACCAGGAGGCATCCAAGAAGCAGAAGAAACAACAGGGAGGAGGCAAGAAGAAGAAACAGCAAGGTGGTGATGCTGATCTAGAGAATAAAGTAGAGAATATGTCAGTCAATGACTCATAA
- the sars1 gene encoding serine--tRNA ligase, cytoplasmic isoform X1, with the protein MVLDLDLFRTDKGGNPEIVRETQRKRFKDVSLVDKLVQVDTEWRKCRFTADNLNKAKNLCSKAIGEKMKKKGPVGDDETLPDEAQNLEALNAETLSPLTVTQIKKVRLLVDEAVQKTDSDRLKLEAERFEYLREIGNLLHPSVPISNDEDADNKVERTWGDCSVQKKYSHVDLVVMVDGYEGEKGAIVAGSRGYFLKGPLVFLEQALINYALRILYSKNYNVLYTPFFMRKEVMQEVAQLSQFDDELYKVIGKGSEKSDDNTVDEKYLIATSEQPIAAFLRDEWLKPEDLPIRYAGFSTCFRQEVGSHGRDTRGIFRVHQFEKIEQFVYASPHDNKSWEMFDEMIGIAEGFYQSLGIPYRIVNIVSGALNHAASKKLDLEAWFPGSQAFRELVSCSNCTDYQARRLRIRYGQTKKMMDKADFVHMLNATMCATTRVICAILENFQTEEGITIPEPLRAFMPPGLTEMIKFVKPAPIDQEASKKQKKQQGGGKKKKQQGGDADLENKVENMSVNDS; encoded by the exons ATGGTGCTCGATTTAGACCTGTTTCGCACCGACAAAGGCGGCAATCCTGAAATCGTGAGGGAGACCCAGAGGAAACGGTTTAAAGATGTGTCTCTGGTGGATAAACTTGTACAGGTGGACACAGAATGGAGGAAAT GTCGCTTTACTGCAGATAATCTAAACAAGGCCAAGAATCTGTGCAGCAAGGCCATAGGTGAAAAAATGAAG AAGAAAGGGCCAGTTGGTGATGATGAGACTCTTCCAGATGAGGCACAGAACTTGGAAGCCCTCAATGCAGAAACATTATCA CCCCTCACGGTGACTCAGATCAAAAAGGTGCGGTTACTGGTGGATGAAGCAGTGCAGAAGACAGACAGTGATCGACTAAAGCTGGAGGCGGAACGCTTTGAGTACCTGAGAGAGATCGGAAACCTTTTACACCCCTCTGTGCCCATTAGCAATGATGAG GATGCAGATAATAAGGTGGAGCGCACCTGGGGTGACTGCTCGGTGCAGAAGAAGTACTCTCACGTGGACCTGGTCGTCATGGTGGATGGATACGAAGGAGAAAAAGGAGCAATTGTGGCTGGTAGCAGAGGATACTTCCTCAAG GGGCCTCTAGTTTTCCTGGAGCAGGCCTTAATAAACTATGCATTACGGATCCTGTACAGCAAGAACTACAATGTCCTCTACACACCCTTCTTCATGAGGAAAGAAGTTATGCAGGAGGTTGCTCAGCTGAGCCAGTTTGATGATGAACTCTACAAG GTGATTGGGAAAGGAAGCGAGAAGTCCGATGACAATACAGTGGACGAGAAGTATTTGATTGCCACATCAGAGCAGCCAATCGCTGCCTTCCTGAGAGATGAGTGGCTGAAGCCAGAGGACCTCCCCATCCGGTATGCCGGCTTCTCCACCTGCTTCAGACAGGAAGTGGGCTCTCACGGCAGAGACACGCGTGGGATCTTCAGGGTCCATCAGTTTGAGAAG ATTGAGCAGTTTGTGTACGCCTCTCCACATGACAACAAATCCTGGGAGATGTTTGATGAAATGATCGGAATTGCTGAAGGGTTTTATCAGTCATTAGGAATTCCCTACCGCATCGTCAACATTGTGTCAG GTGCATTGAACCATGCCGCCAGTAAAAAGCTGGATTTGGAGGCTTGGTTCCCAGGCTCCCAGGCCTTTAGAGAGCTTGTGTCCTGCTCAAACTGCACTGACTACCAGGCTCGCCGCCTGCGTATCCGCTACGGCCAGACCAAGAAGATGATGGACAAG GCTGACTTTGTGCACATGCTAAATGCCACCATGTGCGCGACCACTCGTGTTATCTGTGCGATCCTGGAAAACTTCCAGACAGAGGAAGGCATCACCATTCCAGAACCTCTCAGGGCATTCATGCCTCCAG GTTTAACAGAAATGATCAAGTTTGTGAAGCCTGCCCCTATTGACCAGGAGGCATCCAAGAAGCAGAAGAAACAACAGGGAGGAGGCAAGAAGAAGAAACAGCAAGGTGGTGATGCTGATCTAGAGAATAAAGTAGAGAATATGTCAGTCAATGACTCATAA